The Rhopalosiphum maidis isolate BTI-1 chromosome 2, ASM367621v3, whole genome shotgun sequence genome segment tattataatctacatTTTTCATCCTTCCACTTATTTTGTCCCAAATAATACATCCCCATTATTAGaatctacaataattaaaattatatatttaagttatagttaaatcattttttttaataagacataagactatagtaatatataaatagtaaaatttttatatttgtttttatacctactgtataaatttgatatttttattgataaattgtgtgtataaaaattatatatttatataaatatgttattgttatatgttttaaataaaaaatataattatatatgtaaataaaaatttaaatacatgaacaaataaaacaccaaactgaaaaacaaaaatgtataatatatatacaattgtattataaaaataaggtaTAGGCATAACATAGGCGTAATGCAACAATAGTATTAAAGTATGGACATACCGATCCCTCCACTTATTTTGAGCCACATTGAATCAACCTTACAgcacatactatatataagtaaaataccaCAACTGGATAGATTGAAACCAGTAAGTTAAGTACCAACACGGCTACACGTCTTACACTACGGCCAGAGGCCAGGGCCGTctttaaatctttaatatgGTGCCTCTACGCTCTACGACTTGAAAAtagtactattttattaaaacagccAACAGGTAAATAAGGACAATAGGGGCGGTGGAAGATAAGAAAAAGtctataaatagattaatttaactttaaattatttttattttattattattatttttatttttactattagcaGTTCTAGCAATTCGATTATCTTTTGATATTTCtcgaaataagtttatttattggtattaaatattgattatcggTTGGTGACCTGGTAGAAACTAGGGGACCCCATCGATAACGGGGCCCTGGGCAAGGGCAAGTGCCCAATGGTAAAGAGGAGCCTGACTACCGttacttgaaaataaaataatgatgtagtataatagtataagtagttataatttataacgttatataatacttataactgaCAAAAAACGATTGACATTTGTAAACGTAATTATAACGGAAaatgataaacataaataattaaataacacaaaacaaaacataacgattaacaaaatatataataatatatcaatattattaaacaaaacgttataatatatttaggtggtataattaaacgaaataatttccaattattaaatagttttaaattaaaatactggtTTCgtggaaatatttattctacttgatttatttttactcaacCAAGAAATTTTATTCCGATTCGGCCCATTCCtgcattagatattatttaaaacttaataggtaataataggataattttattgccaataactaatagtaataattcaaCTATTGTGTTAAGTTTACTcagaatattattcactattcagATGTTGGATGTTTGTCAAATTGCGGCCCGTGTACTTTTGAAACTGGTATCTAcgtaaaactgttttaaattttaattctaaataacgATAAACGCAAAAGCTGTAAAACGTTTTAATACTGAATAACGATAAACTCAAAATTTGtataacgttttaattttaaataatgtataacgaaatttttttccaaatgtaAGCCCTGATAAGtaccaaaaaaacaaaaatgttttaatgttccCGTAAATTAAAACTTCATGTATGCACAGTCACACGGACGCTTTTTATCCGTGTACGTCGGTACTACCTAAGCATGAcaccacgaaaaaaaaattgtttcaaaaaaatcttttattttacaatagttttttttatattatttaataaattacataattaaatgataaggtaatataataaattataaataattttaatttagcaacACATACTTCTATTATGAGCACggtagattaataataataataatctaccgtgattatgagttattttattaggtcAATATTCTGATGATACCGATTATGAAGATTCTGGCATCTTGTGGAGGATGTGGCTTTAGTCTGTGGTTTTTTctcgattttaaagtgaatgGCTCTTCTATTGAGTTTAGTTTCgaatgaaattattgaaattgttcTTTGATCCACACGGTTTCAGTTATGGTATTCCAGTGTCGTTGCGGAGTTGTGTTTCGCTTGTATAATGGATCTTTAAGAGCTATTCTcagaaatttgttttgtttcgcttgtatttttttatttttgtttgaaatgcGGCTGCTCAAATTGGGCATGCATATGTTATTAATGATCTTATAACTGATGTGTTTATTAGAAATGAGCATTTAATCTGAAGTGTAGGTGGTTGTAAATCAAATCTATTACACGACATTTTGGGAAATATATTCCGCCATTGTCTGGGCAGTccatacacatataaatatttattatatatttatttaaatatctatggGACAGTCTGACCaaaatataaagtaggtaatatactaatattatctatgccttaacgtaattactaattaccacGGACCACGGTTGTAGTCATGGTAGTTTAGATTTGAATCCACCTTTAGTCCGTGAACTccgtgataattaataattatcaaaaccaATATCTTATACTAAGGGCCATGAATACCTTTCATAGttcaaaataatggaataactGAGAACTGTAAACATTAAGGGGGAAGGTCGGGCCcaacaattttaatcaaaaaatggtCCAGGCTGCAGCTTAATTACGGTGTAAGTGAATAGTAGTGACCTAACCTGACTCTGGGAGGGATGGACCACTGGAGGCTGGAGCCCGGACTCCAGAAAACTGAATATAGTAAATTCATGGCATTGATAATTATAGGCATGTAGGTTCCATGGGAGAAGTCGTCGGTCACACTGTCACCACCTGTATGGGTAAGATGGGTGTGACCAACCACAACTGTATGCGGAATCGGCCAATTAGAAACCGCCAAGTACAATACGGTAACACGAAACACGTAGTACATTATTCGGTGATGGGTATACAATAAAGTGATTTATAAACAAGTGCATACGACCGCTGAATAAATACCGGCGGCTTAGTGTTTGGTTGCTCAAATATCAATCCGTTCAAATCCGGTGCCAATTAATTGGTTTCCGTCATTGTTTCGCGAGCGGTTTAAGTTTCAACATCATCGtagtattgaaattttttcctatttgttatttttttcctattccattttatttctatttcccCGTAACAAGTGATCATGAAGTTGATGCGCGGTTTGATCGTGTTCTCTGGGTTCCTTTTGAACTCCATACTCGCCGACTCCGTTGTTGATCTATCGGATTCGGATTTCGATTCATCGATAGCTGAATATGACACATCTTTGGTTATGTTCTATGCCCCATGGTATGTGTGTATGcaccaatattattacagtaatgATGAAACTATAATTGATTtcgatttttgtttaaactagGTGCGGACACTGTAAGAAATTGAAACCTGAATTCGAGAAGGCAGCCAAAAGTCTTCTGAAAGAAGATCCACCTGTAACATTAGCAAAGGTAATATGTCAGTGTAGTACTGCTTGATGTGTAACTATCATTTGCGATAACCTACCTATCTGCTAGAATTTATTTGATACCCTTGTAACagctatttatgtaaaattattactaaatagttacaataatctatattattaatatatgaacGTTAAAAAGCAACAGTTAATTTTAgttcttaatttaaatgaagtaattgtgtgtatttatattatataaatattaaattttattataaagcatAGGTACCAAATATTCATCCTATCTGccattaaaaaatctaaaaatctgATTGTACTATTAGGTATTTGATCTAATGTACTTatgcattacaatatttaaatgatgatagtaattaattgttaagttgctttttttttcaattttaaatttagaaataatattctaaataaataatatattttcttttctttttacatttttttttttttttaagtctaaaactaatttttataaattactagttatatacctactgataaaatattgtttagcacgcttattatatttggataaatatcattattcacaTTTATGTCTTATGGCTAGATAAtcttattgttgtattataacataatgatttttatttaaaccaaaaagttattggtaaaaaaaataattaaaaaaaattaacttttgttATTTAGCTTTGATTATTTTGCTTGTAAGTACATcttgataatttatagtatttacattttaatgaatacaaatatgtatgcaGTATTTTTGGTGTACTAATATAACTTAGGTTTTGTATtaacaactatattttaactaaattgtttaaaggTGGATTGTACGGAAGCTGGCAAAGAAGTATGTAATAAGTTTGGTGTTTCTGGATAtccaactttaaaaattttcagaaaTGGCAAAGTTTCTAAAGAATATAATGGACCCCGTGATTctggtacaaaataattaaattgtgtatattaaataaatatttttattcattctatgtattatgtttagctGGCATTATCAAGTACATGAAATCACAAGTCGGGCCAAGTTCAAAAGACTTATCTTCTGAAGACATTATTAAGAACTTCTTATCTAAAGATGATGTGGTAGTTGTTGGATTCTTTGAAACAGAAACTGATCTCAAGGGTAAATTTGTTCAACTTGCTAACAAATTACGTGAAAAAGTAAACTTTGGTCATACCACTTCACAGtcagttattgaaaatataattacaagtaAGTGATACTTATATttctaatcaatattatttatttatttagttttctttaatttatatacagtatttaataaataatgctaaaagcAAATCAGCTTCCAAGATTAATAGTAGGTCGAAAgactattaaagtaaaattttattattccagCCCCCATTAGACCAGAATTCACTTAACTCGGAGTgttgttttcatatttattttagactaaaataaacatgaaaataagTTCCATAAATTtcccatattattttatcacgaTTATCTGTGGTTAATTACCAATtacattagttttaattaattaatgaaattaataagaaaaaaagacAATCAACAAATCAGCAATTTTTTCAAaccattataatgattatattataatacatatttttaaatctataatacacatttttttgttattttgtttatactgGACATCCCAGAGCCCCAGTTAGTCTGGATGAATGAGGTTCTACTGTATTTTGAATAAgatggtttataataaaagaatttaggtggttattaaagtatatatttatgaaacttgttttttataccataatatattattgataaatataatcctaacttttgttcaaattttaatatatatattttttgttttttaggaATAACGTTGTACTCTATAGACCTAAACATTTAAGTAACAAATTTGAACCagattttgttgtttatgATGGTGAAGAATCAACATCTGCTTTAGAAGCTTGGATTACATCAAATTAGTAAGTACAAAAcctattaatatctaaataatattttcatttgttcaaatttataattattttttaattcgtttagTCATGGTTTAGTTGGTTATCGCCAAAAAGAAAACATGGAAGCTTTCAAACCTCCTTATGTTGGAGTCTATTATGCTGTTGACTATGTTAAAAATCCAAAAGGAACAAATTACTGGCGTAATAGAGTATTGAAAGTTGCCAAGTCTGTGAAAGATGTTACATTAGCTATAAACAACAAGGATGATTTCCAACATGAAATCAATGAGTATGGATTAGAGTTTGTATCAGATGACAAGCCTATAGTTTTGGCACGTTCTTTAGACAACAAGAAATACATAATGAAGGATGAATTCTCGTACGTATTAATGcttactaaaaaaaacttagtactttacttaattgaaaattttttattgttatcatttaattaaatttgtgtaaaaaacTCGTTCATATGGCAGAATTCTAGaacttttataacaaatagtaaaaacatttcaatcaAAGGTtacgtgaattttttttaaacagcacatttttctgtttttaattttgtatttaaaattaaatataattgagaaaaaataaacgcTTATCATCTTTATTTCAATAGATTTTCTGATAGTATTCTTTCTgccatattgtattgtatagaaaacaataaataaaatattttttaaatttataaattaagcaatatttaataacttaaattaataaataatatcgtatttttaaatttgtttgtagAGTTGAAAATTTAGAAAAGTTTGTTAAGAATTTCCAAAACGGTAACTTAGAACCTTACATTAAATCAGAAGCAATTCCAGAAGATAACACTACACCAGTTAAAGTAGCTGTTGCCAAAAACTTTGATGATTTAGTTATTAACAATGGAGTTGACACATTAGTAGAATTCTATGCCCCGTGGTGTGGCCATTGTAAAAGTTTAGCTCCAGTTTATGAACAAGTTGCTGAAAAGGTAATAATTatgcttttataatatcataaaaatgtatgtatactttGTGTTTcctttctaaatatttaacacttaaatcaatatatgcTGTTAGGTGATAATTTGAGTAAAAGATGAATATACTCTTTCTCGTTTATGATTAACTCAGGTGGctgattgtataaaatattgcactattaaatgcattaatttattgttccgACAACCTCTTATACTTTGTCTAGCAATATAATAGCCGATTCAA includes the following:
- the LOC113552722 gene encoding LOW QUALITY PROTEIN: protein disulfide-isomerase A3-like (The sequence of the model RefSeq protein was modified relative to this genomic sequence to represent the inferred CDS: inserted 1 base in 1 codon), which encodes MKLMRGLIVFSGFLLNSILADSVVDLSDSDFDSSIAEYDTSLVMFYAPWCGHCKKLKPEFEKAAKSLLKEDPPVTLAKVDCTEAGKEVCNKFGVSGYPTLKIFRNGKVSKEYNGPRDSAGIIKYMKSQVGPSSKDLSSEDIIKNFLSKDDVVVVGFFETETDLKGKFVQLANKLREKVNFGHTTSQSVIXKYNYKNNVVLYRPKHLSNKFEPDFVVYDGEESTSALEAWITSNYHGLVGYRQKENMEAFKPPYVGVYYAVDYVKNPKGTNYWRNRVLKVAKSVKDVTLAINNKDDFQHEINEYGLEFVSDDKPIVLARSLDNKKYIMKDEFSVENLEKFVKNFQNGNLEPYIKSEAIPEDNTTPVKVAVAKNFDDLVINNGVDTLVEFYAPWCGHCKSLAPVYEQVAEKLKNEAVSLVKMDATANDVPSTFDVRGFPTLYWLPKDSKNKPIRYEGGREVNDFIKYIASKATNELNGFDRSGNPKDGKNEL